A section of the Pseudomonas sp. FP453 genome encodes:
- a CDS encoding DUF3482 domain-containing protein — protein sequence MTKPLKLAVVGHTNVGKTSLLRTLTRDVGFGEVSHRPSTTRHVEGARLSVDGEALLELYDTPGLEDAIALLDYLERLDRPGERLDGPARLARFLEGSEARQRFEQEAKVLRQLLASDAGLYVIDAREPVLAKYRDELQVLASCGKPLLPVLNFVSSSDHREPDWREALARLGLHALVRFDSVAPPEDGERRLYESLALLLESARPQLERLILDQEAQRQARQQSAARLIAELLIDCAACRRSVVPEDEPQAVNELRKAVRQREQKCVEALLKLFGFRPQDAAASDLPLLDGRWGDDLFNPETLKQLGVRVGGGIAAGAAAGAGVDLLVGGLTLGAAALAGAIAGGALQTARSYGGRLLGKIKGQRELTVDDGVLRLLALRQRQLLKALNQRGHAAMHSIKVDTPQDKSWREGKLPDALHKARAHPQWSSLNPHAKLSQAERQEQIEALAQRLDET from the coding sequence ATGACTAAACCACTGAAACTCGCCGTGGTCGGCCACACCAATGTCGGCAAGACTTCGCTGCTGCGCACGCTGACCCGCGACGTGGGCTTTGGCGAAGTGTCCCATCGCCCCAGCACCACGCGGCATGTCGAAGGGGCGCGCCTGTCGGTGGACGGCGAAGCCTTGCTGGAGCTGTACGACACCCCCGGCCTGGAAGATGCCATCGCCCTGCTCGACTACCTGGAACGCCTGGACCGCCCGGGCGAGCGCCTCGACGGCCCGGCGCGCCTGGCGCGGTTCCTGGAAGGCAGCGAAGCGCGCCAGCGTTTCGAACAGGAAGCCAAGGTACTGCGCCAACTGCTGGCCTCGGACGCCGGCCTGTATGTGATCGACGCCCGCGAGCCGGTGCTGGCCAAGTACCGCGACGAGCTGCAAGTGCTGGCCAGCTGCGGCAAGCCGTTGTTGCCGGTGCTCAACTTCGTCAGCAGCAGCGACCACCGCGAGCCGGACTGGCGCGAAGCCCTGGCCCGCCTGGGCCTGCATGCGCTGGTGCGTTTCGACAGCGTCGCGCCACCGGAAGACGGCGAGCGGCGCCTGTATGAAAGCCTCGCCCTGCTGCTGGAAAGCGCGCGGCCACAATTGGAGCGGCTGATTCTTGATCAAGAAGCCCAACGCCAAGCCCGTCAGCAAAGCGCTGCACGCTTGATCGCCGAGCTGCTGATCGACTGCGCCGCATGCCGGCGCAGCGTGGTGCCCGAGGACGAACCGCAAGCCGTCAACGAGCTGCGCAAAGCCGTGCGCCAGCGTGAACAGAAGTGTGTGGAAGCCCTGCTCAAACTGTTCGGCTTCCGCCCGCAAGACGCCGCCGCCAGCGACTTGCCGCTGCTGGACGGTCGCTGGGGCGATGACCTGTTCAACCCGGAAACCCTCAAGCAACTCGGCGTGCGCGTCGGCGGCGGGATCGCCGCAGGCGCGGCGGCCGGGGCCGGTGTGGATCTGCTGGTCGGCGGCCTGACCCTCGGCGCCGCGGCCTTGGCCGGGGCGATTGCCGGTGGTGCGCTGCAAACCGCGCGCAGCTACGGCGGCCGCCTGCTGGGCAAGATCAAGGGCCAGCGCGAACTGACCGTGGACGACGGCGTGCTGCGCCTGCTCGCCCTGCGCCAGCGCCAGTTGCTCAAGGCCCTGAACCAGCGCGGGCATGCGGCGATGCACAGCATCAAGGTCGATACGCCCCAGGACAAAAGCTGGCGCGAAGGCAAGTTGCCGGACGCGCTGCACAAGGCGCGCGCCCATCCGCAGTGGTCGTCCCTCAACCCCCACGCCAAGCTCAGCCAGGCCGAGCGCCAGGAACAGATCGAAGCCCTGGCCCAGCGCCTCGACGAAACCTAA